In Phaeobacter gallaeciensis DSM 26640, a genomic segment contains:
- a CDS encoding host attachment family protein, with amino-acid sequence MAQLDHGTFVLVTDSEKALLLQNTTDAQNPHLEVRRKEEQDNPSDIDQSANRPGRMHDGGPGQRSALDDTDWHELAKERFADDIADLLYERAHKGKLGNIVLVASPQVLGNLRGKLHKEVQDLVTAEIPKTLTNHPIDEIEKIVQQELAA; translated from the coding sequence ATGGCACAGCTTGACCACGGCACCTTTGTGCTGGTGACCGACAGCGAAAAGGCATTGCTGCTGCAGAACACCACCGATGCGCAGAACCCGCATCTGGAGGTGCGCCGCAAGGAAGAACAGGACAACCCGTCTGACATTGACCAATCCGCCAATCGGCCCGGTCGAATGCATGACGGTGGCCCTGGCCAGCGCTCGGCGCTGGATGATACCGACTGGCATGAATTGGCCAAGGAACGGTTTGCCGATGACATTGCCGATCTGCTTTATGAGCGGGCGCATAAGGGCAAGCTGGGGAACATCGTGCTGGTGGCCTCGCCGCAGGTTCTGGGCAATCTGCGTGGCAAGCTGCACAAGGAAGTGCAGGATCTGGTCACGGCGGAAATTCCCAAGACGCTGACCAATCACCCGATTGATGAGATTGAGAAGATCGTGCAGCAGGAGCTGGCGGCCTGA
- a CDS encoding sarcosine oxidase subunit gamma, with the protein MSDPVSAMNGAKFSGLAQIEDSGLQGMITLRGDLASDTLKAAVKAAAGADVPASGQVSLSDAGGVAWMSPDELLLLVPYAEVEAKVAELSEALKGEHALAVNVSDARGVFRLSGEDAREVLAKICPVDMSVEAFKPGQFRRTRMAQVAAAFWLDHDGSFHIVCFRSVAGYVYNLLSAAAHPQSKVGVLTG; encoded by the coding sequence ATGTCTGATCCTGTCAGCGCAATGAATGGTGCGAAGTTCTCCGGTCTGGCGCAGATCGAGGACAGTGGGCTGCAGGGGATGATCACCCTGCGCGGCGATCTGGCATCTGACACCCTAAAGGCGGCGGTTAAAGCCGCCGCAGGGGCGGATGTTCCAGCCAGCGGTCAGGTGTCGCTGTCCGATGCGGGCGGTGTCGCCTGGATGTCGCCGGATGAGCTGCTGTTGCTGGTGCCCTATGCAGAGGTTGAGGCGAAAGTCGCCGAGCTGTCAGAGGCGCTGAAAGGTGAGCATGCGCTCGCAGTGAACGTCTCTGATGCACGCGGCGTGTTCCGCCTCTCTGGTGAGGATGCCCGCGAGGTCTTGGCCAAAATCTGCCCGGTGGATATGTCGGTTGAGGCTTTCAAACCCGGTCAGTTCCGCCGGACCCGCATGGCGCAGGTGGCTGCGGCCTTCTGGCTGGACCATGATGGATCATTTCACATCGTCTGCTTCCGTTCCGTCGCCGGATATGTCTACAACTTGTTATCTGCAGCTGCACATCCACAATCTAAGGTAGGCGTGTTAACTGGTTAA
- a CDS encoding LOG family protein → MRIHSVCVYCGSRDGIRPAYAEAAEALGTGLAAQGQRLVYGAGDVGLMGRVARAAQASGGQTFGVIPEHLVRREVAKTDLNTYVVTETMHERKKVMLYNADAVVVLPGGAGSLDELFEALTWRQLELHGKPILILNIDGYWDPLKALVEHVVAEGFAGTETTEALTWVSTIEDALAILRD, encoded by the coding sequence ATGCGTATTCATTCCGTCTGTGTGTATTGTGGATCGCGCGACGGGATCCGCCCGGCCTACGCCGAGGCTGCCGAGGCGCTCGGAACCGGGCTTGCGGCCCAAGGCCAACGGCTGGTCTACGGCGCCGGTGATGTCGGTCTGATGGGCCGGGTGGCACGTGCGGCACAAGCCTCAGGCGGGCAGACCTTCGGCGTGATCCCCGAGCATCTGGTTCGTCGCGAGGTCGCCAAGACCGATCTTAACACCTATGTGGTCACTGAAACCATGCATGAGCGCAAGAAGGTGATGCTCTACAACGCTGATGCCGTAGTGGTGCTGCCCGGTGGCGCCGGTTCGCTGGACGAATTGTTCGAGGCGCTGACATGGCGCCAGCTGGAACTGCATGGAAAGCCGATCCTGATCCTAAATATTGATGGCTACTGGGATCCGCTGAAGGCCCTGGTGGAGCATGTGGTGGCGGAAGGGTTCGCCGGCACGGAAACCACAGAGGCGCTCACCTGGGTCAGCACTATTGAGGATGCGCTGGCAATCCTGCGCGACTGA
- a CDS encoding superoxide dismutase, whose protein sequence is MAFELPDLPYAHDALASKGMSAETLEYHHDLHHKAYVDNGNKLIAGTEWDGKSMEEIIKGTYDAGAVAQSGIFNNISQLWNHNQFWEMMGPGESKMPGELEKALIDSFGSVDEFKSQFSAAGAGQFGSGWAWLVKDTDGGLKVTKTENGVNPLCFNQTALLGCDVWEHSYYIDFRNKRPAYLTNFLDNLVNWENVASRM, encoded by the coding sequence ATGGCTTTTGAACTTCCCGATCTTCCTTACGCCCATGACGCGCTTGCATCCAAAGGCATGTCCGCCGAAACGCTGGAATATCACCACGACCTGCACCACAAGGCTTATGTCGACAACGGCAACAAGCTGATCGCGGGTACCGAGTGGGACGGCAAGTCCATGGAAGAGATCATCAAGGGCACCTATGACGCGGGTGCCGTCGCCCAGAGCGGCATTTTCAACAACATCTCCCAGCTGTGGAACCATAACCAGTTCTGGGAGATGATGGGGCCGGGCGAAAGCAAGATGCCGGGTGAGCTGGAAAAGGCGCTGATCGACAGCTTCGGCTCTGTTGATGAGTTCAAATCGCAGTTCTCCGCCGCAGGTGCGGGTCAGTTCGGCTCTGGCTGGGCATGGCTGGTCAAGGACACCGATGGTGGCCTGAAAGTGACCAAGACCGAAAACGGCGTCAACCCGCTGTGCTTCAACCAGACCGCACTGCTGGGCTGCGATGTGTGGGAGCACTCCTACTACATCGATTTCCGCAACAAGCGTCCGGCTTATCTGACCAACTTCCTCGACAATCTGGTCAACTGGGAAAACGTCGCATCGCGCATGTGA